Genomic DNA from Halobacteriovorax sp. DA5:
ACCAAGATCTTCTACATATGGCCTATAATAAGAATAACTCTCGTTATTTTCAATTTTTGTATTTAGCCACTTACTAAAATCAGCAAATGGTCCACCCTGTGTAAACTCTTCTGGAATTAATTGAATGTGATAACCTTCTGGCCAGCTATTGCCATCCACAACATCAATCTCTGTTCCCCAGTGATGACGAGAAGTTCCTGGAAGTGCCGACCAGTTGATAATAGCGTTTACAATTTCTGAAGGGGAGAGTTTTGTGTGATCTAGTTCATTTCCCGTGCGATCATAGATTGGGCGTTTGCCGGCGCACTTTTCATTCCAGATTCTGAGTTGGTCATCGAAAGATCGAAAAGAGCTTGTGACATAGAAATCGACACCATCTTTTAGCGCATCTTCTTTGAAACGTTTAAAGTCTTCAAATGAATCTTTGTGGAAGTAGCGATTGATGC
This window encodes:
- a CDS encoding M15 family metallopeptidase, producing MSKVDKEVLFGMTKDHLIYDESINRYFHKDSFEDFKRFKEDALKDGVDFYVTSSFRSFDDQLRIWNEKCAGKRPIYDRTGNELDHTKLSPSEIVNAIINWSALPGTSRHHWGTEIDVVDGNSWPEGYHIQLIPEEFTQGGPFADFSKWLNTKIENNESYSYYRPYVEDLGGVAPEAWHISYSKVSSEYHQEYTYELFCELLEHEKMKELTFLDEVKASSEKIYHHFFKLLN